A part of Paraliobacillus zengyii genomic DNA contains:
- a CDS encoding low molecular weight protein arginine phosphatase, which produces MKNVLFICTGNTCRSPMAEALLKHKSDFEVKSAGIFASIGSKASQGTIDALQTVNIELEHQSQPVSEQLLDWADLILTMTMQHKQTVTMQYPQVHDKVYTLKEYTLLDGQSTWEQLKKAYIRLEEKRALVVAEKDQSQSEQQLRAFLREEQDEIERLEAEMPNFDITDPYGGSSEVYNQTLEEMEKYIDILVETLKSKE; this is translated from the coding sequence ATGAAAAACGTTTTATTTATTTGCACGGGAAATACTTGTCGAAGTCCAATGGCAGAAGCGCTACTTAAACATAAATCTGACTTTGAAGTGAAGTCAGCAGGAATTTTTGCATCAATCGGTTCTAAAGCATCACAAGGAACAATCGATGCGTTACAAACTGTTAATATTGAATTGGAACATCAATCACAACCTGTTTCGGAACAACTGTTAGATTGGGCGGATCTTATCCTAACAATGACGATGCAACATAAGCAAACAGTAACCATGCAATATCCACAGGTTCATGACAAAGTTTATACATTAAAAGAATATACACTATTAGATGGACAATCAACATGGGAACAATTAAAAAAAGCATATATCAGATTAGAAGAAAAAAGAGCATTAGTAGTAGCAGAAAAAGATCAAAGTCAATCAGAACAACAGCTCCGTGCTTTTTTACGAGAAGAACAAGATGAAATTGAGCGGTTAGAAGCAGAAATGCCTAATTTTGACATCACAGATCCTTATGGTGGAAGTTCTGAAGTTTATAATCAAACCTTAGAAGAAATGGAAAAATATATTGATATTTTAGTCGAAACGTTAAAAAGCAAAGAATAA
- a CDS encoding TIGR04104 family putative zinc finger protein, with translation MPTCKNCNKEWSWKQTFKKMFTLDIAMKCPHCGKKQYYTKRARKRSTAIVFITPFMFLLNMFGISLFLSIGIFLVYCILILVIYPFLIELSNEEEFLW, from the coding sequence GTGCCTACTTGTAAAAATTGCAACAAAGAGTGGAGTTGGAAACAAACATTTAAAAAGATGTTTACATTAGATATTGCTATGAAATGTCCACACTGTGGCAAGAAGCAATATTATACAAAACGAGCAAGGAAAAGATCTACAGCCATAGTCTTTATCACTCCCTTTATGTTTCTTTTAAATATGTTTGGTATTTCACTTTTCCTTTCAATTGGAATTTTTCTTGTTTATTGTATTTTAATCCTGGTGATTTATCCGTTTCTGATAGAATTATCGAATGAAGAAGAGTTTCTTTGGTAG
- a CDS encoding manganese efflux pump MntP family protein, giving the protein MPIDQLDQYLSLIMMAIALGMDAFSVGLGMGLQALRLKRILFIGITVGFFHMFMPFIGIVLGKFISGQMEGLAVIGGGFLLFGLGIHMILQTFEKEEKIPLKPIGLGLLLFALSVSLDSFSVGLSLGMSGVKTFFAIIIFGLSSMMLTWAGLLLGKKARGLLGVYSELCGGSILCAFGLHFIFG; this is encoded by the coding sequence GTGCCGATCGATCAACTTGATCAATATCTATCACTAATAATGATGGCAATTGCGTTAGGCATGGATGCTTTTTCGGTAGGGCTTGGCATGGGTTTACAAGCCTTACGCTTAAAGCGCATCCTTTTTATTGGAATTACGGTTGGCTTCTTTCATATGTTTATGCCGTTTATCGGTATCGTCCTAGGCAAATTCATTTCTGGGCAAATGGAAGGACTTGCTGTAATCGGTGGAGGGTTCCTTTTGTTTGGTTTAGGCATACATATGATATTACAAACATTTGAAAAGGAAGAGAAGATCCCATTGAAACCAATTGGTTTAGGTCTATTGTTATTTGCTTTAAGTGTTAGCCTAGATAGCTTTTCAGTAGGCTTGAGTTTAGGAATGTCTGGAGTTAAAACTTTTTTCGCAATAATTATTTTTGGCTTATCTAGTATGATGTTGACGTGGGCAGGTTTACTTTTAGGAAAGAAGGCCCGCGGTTTACTTGGTGTATATAGTGAGTTATGTGGTGGAAGCATTCTATGTGCATTTGGTCTTCACTTTATTTTTGGCTAA
- the rpiB gene encoding ribose 5-phosphate isomerase B: MKVVVASDHGGYQLAKQIGVLLEDLSIDYTNIGSDCADSVDYPDYGIPAAERVAKGEFDRGILICGTGIGMSIAANKVKDIRCALVHDVYSARVTRVHNDSNMLAMGARVIGEDLAKEIVRTWIGTTFQGGRHADRISKLSDYETKQEA; encoded by the coding sequence ATGAAAGTAGTAGTGGCTTCGGATCACGGTGGCTATCAATTAGCAAAGCAAATAGGTGTATTACTAGAAGACTTAAGTATTGATTATACGAATATTGGCTCGGATTGTGCTGATTCAGTCGACTATCCCGATTATGGGATTCCGGCAGCAGAACGTGTAGCTAAAGGTGAATTTGATCGTGGGATCTTGATTTGTGGAACTGGTATAGGTATGTCTATTGCTGCAAATAAGGTAAAAGACATTCGGTGTGCATTAGTACATGATGTGTATAGTGCACGTGTTACAAGAGTACATAATGATTCGAATATGTTGGCGATGGGTGCACGTGTAATAGGAGAAGATTTAGCAAAAGAAATAGTGCGTACTTGGATTGGCACGACATTTCAAGGTGGACGTCACGCAGATCGAATAAGTAAATTAAGTGATTACGAAACGAAGCAAGAAGCATAA
- a CDS encoding TIGR01440 family protein yields MMQLEKQLQEIIIEWKNSGYLKENSLFVIGCSTSEVIGEHIGTSGSEEVAEQIYQAFQQLQKETGVVLAFQCCEHLNRALVVERHTSERYGYEEVFAVPVRKAGGSMAAFAYKQMKDPVVVEQINADAGIDIGETMIGMHLKHVAVPLRLKQRAVGSARINAAYTRPKLIGGPRAVYER; encoded by the coding sequence ATGATGCAACTCGAAAAGCAATTACAAGAAATTATTATCGAGTGGAAAAATAGTGGCTATTTAAAAGAAAATAGCCTGTTTGTGATTGGTTGTTCAACAAGTGAAGTAATTGGTGAACATATTGGTACGTCTGGTAGTGAAGAGGTAGCTGAACAGATTTATCAAGCCTTTCAACAATTACAAAAGGAAACAGGTGTTGTCTTAGCCTTTCAGTGTTGTGAACATTTAAATCGAGCGCTCGTAGTTGAACGCCATACAAGTGAAAGATATGGTTATGAGGAAGTGTTTGCTGTACCTGTTCGCAAGGCGGGTGGTTCAATGGCTGCTTTCGCATATAAACAAATGAAAGATCCTGTTGTTGTTGAACAAATAAATGCAGATGCTGGAATTGATATTGGTGAAACCATGATTGGCATGCATTTGAAACATGTAGCAGTTCCACTTCGCCTTAAACAACGCGCTGTTGGGAGCGCTAGAATTAACGCCGCTTATACTAGGCCCAAATTAATTGGTGGACCACGTGCGGTTTATGAACGTTAA